The window TTTCAGCATTTTCTCCGGCAGCCAGCGCCGCAACAATCAATTGCCCATTGTTGGCGCGGGCCAACGCCAGACCCAACTGCCAGGCGCGCCCCAATTCACCCGACGGATTCAGCAAAATCAGGACGCGCCATTTTTTTTCTTGAGGAAGGACACCTGAGAGAAGTTTCATGGAGCAGAAGTATAGCCGAGATTCCAGGCTGCCGGGAGTCTTTGTCCAGATGTTCCTTAGATTTAATCGAAAACAACTTTATGTCGCGCAAAAACAGGGATTACGGCCGTGCTGCGGAACAATCAGGCGAAAGATTTTGTGACGGCCGTTTTTTCGTTAAAATACCCTTATGAACAAACCAAACTGGATAACCGTCAAAGAATATCAAGACATCACCTATAAAAAGTCCGATGGCGTAGCGCGCATCGCCTTTAACCGGCCCAACGTGCGCAACGCCTTCCGCCCGAAAACGGTCGCCGAACTATTCGAGGCTTTTGTAGACGCCCGCGAAGACACCTCCATTGGCGTGGTGCTGTTTTCCGCCGAAGGTCCGTCTGGCAAAGATGGCGTTTACGCCTTTGCAGCGGTGGCGACCAGAACACGCGCGGCCAGCAAGGCTATGTGGACGACGATGGGATGCCCCGGCTGAACATCCTGGAAGTACAGCGGCTGATTCGCTTTATGCCCAAGGTGGTCATCGCTGTCGTCCCCGGTTGGGCGGTAGGCGGCGGCCACAGCCTGCACGTCGTCTGCGACCTGACCCTGGCCAGCCAGGAACACGCCATCTTCAAACAGACCGACGCCGACGTCACCAGCTTTGATGGGGGCTACGGTTCGGCTTATCTGGCAAAAATGGTGGGGCAAAAACGAGCGCGCGAGATATTCTTCCTCGGCCGCAATTACTCGGCGCAGGAAGCCTACGAGATGGGCATGGTCAACGCCGTTATCCCCCACGAGGAACTGGAAGAGACAGCCTACCAATGGGCGCAAGAAATCCTGGCCAAGTCACCCACCTCCATCAAAATGATCAAGTTCGCCATGAACCTGACGGACGATGGTCTGGTGGGGCAACAAATTTTTGCCGGAGAGGCCACCCGTCTGGCCTACATGACCGAAGAGGCCAAAGAGGGCCGCAACGCCTTTTTGGAAAAACGCAAACCAGATTTTAAAGACATCAAGTGGATTCCGTAGCGAATATGGATACTGTCAGGTCTCCGGTGGGGCTGAACGCTTACCCCTGAAATACTCCTATAATACTTCTTCTGGCACTTCATGATGCCGTCGTTATCCGGTATGATTCAAGCATGACAGGGAAGTTAACCATGCACGAAACGGCCGTTTACCGAATTTGTATCCAGGGGGCGCTAGATGAAACCTGGACCAGATGGTTGGGCGCCGATTTGCGTGTACAAGTCCATCACGACGACCCCGAATCAACCACCACCACCCTCACTGGCAAAATAAGCGACCAGGCGGCGCTGATAGGCTTGCTCAGCAGTCTGTACAACGTGAATTTACCGCTGTTAGCGGTTGAACGGCTGGAAGCGGCCGAGACAATGAGATCATAACAAAAAGGAAGGATTTTATGGCACAGCAAAAAGATGCAACCAGGTTTACCAAGTCAGTCAACGACGCCCTACTCAGTACACTGAACTGGGACGACGTTCGGGACTTTGAGGCGTCCGGTCGAGGCTTTATCGCCAGTCTGGATGACCCGGTGATTCGGGATGAAAACGGCCGTGCCGTCTGGGATCTCAACGCCTACCTCTTCCTCGAAGAAGAGACCGCTCCACCCAGCGTCAACCCCAGCCTGTGGCGGCAGTCCCGCCTGAATGCCAACGACCACGGCCTTTTCAAAGTCACCGACGGCGTCTACCAGATTCGCGGCTTCGACCTATCCGTCATGAGCATCATCGAAACCGACAGCGGTTATCTGGTGATAGACCCGCTGATTACACCGCGGACCGCCGAAGCGGGCATGGGACTGGTCTACCAACACCTCGGCCGCAAACCCATTGTCGCCGTCATCTACACCCACAGCCACATTGACCATTGGGGCGGCGTGAAAGGGGTGATATCCCAGGCTGATGTGCAGTCCGGCCAGGTGAAGGTGATTGCCCCGGACCATTTCATGGAATACGCCATCAGTGAAAACGTCATCGCCGGGAATGTGATGAGCCGCCGCGCCAGCTATATGTATGGCAACCTGCTGCCCAAAGACCCCAAGGGACAGGTGGGCGCCGGTCTGGGGCAAACCACCTCAGCCGATGTCCCCACGCTCATCGGGCCAACCGACACCGTTACCCACACCGGCCAAACAATGGTCATAGATGGCCTGGAAATCGAGTTCCAACTGACCCCCGGCACGGAAGCCCCGGCCGAAATGAATTTCCTCTTCCCCCAACACCGCGTCTTGTGCATGGCGGAAAATGTCTCGCATAACATGCACAATCTCTACACCTTGCGCGGGGCGCAGGTGCGCAACCCCAAAGTGTGGGCGCATTATATTGACGAGGCGATTGAGCTGTTTGACGGCCGTTACGACACCATCTTTTCCTCCCACCATTGGCCCACCTGGGGGGCGGAAGCCGGCGTCGAATACTTGAAGAAACAGCGCGACATGTACAAATATCTGCACGAT of the Candidatus Leptovillus gracilis genome contains:
- a CDS encoding MBL fold metallo-hydrolase, which codes for MAQQKDATRFTKSVNDALLSTLNWDDVRDFEASGRGFIASLDDPVIRDENGRAVWDLNAYLFLEEETAPPSVNPSLWRQSRLNANDHGLFKVTDGVYQIRGFDLSVMSIIETDSGYLVIDPLITPRTAEAGMGLVYQHLGRKPIVAVIYTHSHIDHWGGVKGVISQADVQSGQVKVIAPDHFMEYAISENVIAGNVMSRRASYMYGNLLPKDPKGQVGAGLGQTTSADVPTLIGPTDTVTHTGQTMVIDGLEIEFQLTPGTEAPAEMNFLFPQHRVLCMAENVSHNMHNLYTLRGAQVRNPKVWAHYIDEAIELFDGRYDTIFSSHHWPTWGAEAGVEYLKKQRDMYKYLHDETMRLANQGYTLLEIPEIVESQLPADLFHAWYNRGYYGTVSHNVKAVYQHYLGFFDGNPATLQPLPPEAAGKKYVEFMGGADNLLAKARESFDKGEYRWVAQVVNHLVFADPNNKAAHDLQADTLEQLGYQAESGPWRNFYLSAAKELRDGVLDLAAPKTASPDVIKAMSLEMFFDLLAVRLIGPKAAGRVITLNAHFTDIQAQYVLTVENGVLHYAKDKQAAQADATLITTRTALDEILLGEATLAEKAAAGQARVEGSQEKLIEFLSLLDNFEFWFNIVTP